From a single Desulfobulbaceae bacterium DB1 genomic region:
- the secA gene encoding preprotein translocase subunit SecA (functions in protein export; can interact with acidic membrane phospholipids and the SecYEG protein complex; binds to preproteins; binds to ATP and undergoes a conformational change to promote membrane insertion of SecA/bound preprotein; ATP hydrolysis appears to drive release of the preprotein from SecA and deinsertion of SecA from the membrane; additional proteins SecD/F/YajC aid SecA recycling; exists in an equilibrium between monomers and dimers; may possibly form higher order oligomers; proteins in this cluster correspond SecA1; SecA2 is not essential and seems to play a role in secretion of a subset of proteins): MIGQVLTRFFGSRNERVLKQIQPLVNRINKLEPEMQKLDDSALAAKTVEFRSRLEKGETLDDLLVEAFAVAREAAVRVLGLRPYDVQLIGGIILHQGKIAEMKTGEGKTLVATLPVYLNALAGRGVHVVTVNDYLARRDSEWMGGIYRFLGLSTGTILHSMDDEARKAAYGADVTYGTNNEFGFDYLRDNMKFRLEDYCQRDHFYAIVDEVDSILIDEARTPLIISGPAEVSTELYYHVNKVIPGFQKDIHYEVDEKAKSLAMTEEGVALGEKLLNVENLYDPQNIEWLHHLNQALRAHHLFSRDVDYLVHEGEVVIVDEFTGRTMPGRRYSDGLHQALEAKEGVKIERENQTLASITFQNYFRMYDKLAGMTGTADTEAPEFKKIYNLEVTVIPTHQDMIRIDYADVIYKNAKAKFRAVVREIKELHEKGQPILVGTVNIEISEMLSAMLKKDGIKHSVLNAKHHAQEAEIVAEAGQKGRVTIATNMAGRGTDIKLGPGVAELGGLHILGTGRHESRRIDNQLRGRSGRQGDPGSSRFYLSLEDDLLRIFGSDRIAGIMDKLGMEEDEPIEHTMISKAIENAQRKVEGHNFDIRKHLLEYDDVMNMQRGVIYKQRREVLGSDNIKSIIEDMRVDLVAALAAEFCDEKIPSEEWEWELIRERALATMGLKLELDENERKGLNAKTFEEKIAQAVDGAFVAKEQEIGEENMRYLERVVLLQIVDTHWKDHLLSMDHLKQGIGLRGYGQKNPLDEYKKEGYNLFMEMIQRVKEKTISTLLLIQLARQEEISRLEEQQLQKRRQMEMSRSDEQADTKKSTARRDAVKVGRNALCPCGSGKKYKKCCGEAN; encoded by the coding sequence ATGATTGGACAGGTATTGACCAGGTTTTTCGGCAGTAGAAACGAACGCGTTCTGAAGCAGATTCAACCGCTGGTAAATCGCATCAACAAGCTTGAGCCGGAGATGCAGAAGCTTGATGATTCCGCCTTGGCGGCCAAAACGGTGGAGTTTCGAAGCCGGTTGGAAAAAGGGGAAACCCTGGATGATCTGCTGGTTGAAGCCTTTGCCGTGGCGCGGGAAGCCGCGGTCCGGGTGTTGGGGCTGCGCCCCTATGACGTGCAGCTCATCGGCGGCATTATCCTGCACCAGGGCAAAATCGCGGAAATGAAGACCGGTGAGGGCAAGACCCTGGTGGCCACCCTGCCGGTGTATCTCAACGCCCTGGCCGGCCGCGGGGTTCATGTGGTTACGGTCAATGATTATCTGGCCCGCCGGGACAGTGAATGGATGGGCGGCATCTACCGTTTCCTCGGCCTATCCACCGGCACCATCCTGCACAGCATGGATGATGAGGCGAGAAAGGCCGCCTATGGAGCGGATGTCACTTACGGCACCAATAATGAATTCGGTTTTGACTATCTGCGCGACAACATGAAGTTCCGACTGGAGGATTACTGTCAACGGGACCACTTTTATGCCATTGTCGACGAGGTGGACAGCATCCTCATTGATGAAGCCAGGACGCCGCTGATTATTTCCGGCCCGGCGGAAGTTTCCACCGAGCTTTATTACCATGTCAACAAGGTTATTCCCGGGTTTCAGAAGGATATCCATTACGAGGTGGATGAGAAGGCGAAATCCCTGGCCATGACCGAGGAAGGCGTGGCCCTGGGCGAAAAACTGCTCAACGTGGAGAACCTCTATGATCCGCAGAACATCGAATGGCTCCATCATCTCAACCAGGCACTGCGGGCTCACCACCTTTTCAGTCGCGATGTGGATTATCTCGTGCACGAGGGCGAGGTGGTCATCGTTGATGAATTTACCGGCCGTACCATGCCGGGCAGGCGTTACAGCGATGGCCTCCACCAGGCGCTTGAGGCCAAGGAGGGGGTCAAAATCGAACGCGAAAACCAGACCCTTGCCTCCATCACCTTTCAGAATTATTTCCGCATGTACGACAAGCTGGCCGGCATGACCGGCACGGCGGACACCGAAGCGCCCGAGTTCAAGAAGATTTACAATCTGGAAGTAACGGTCATTCCCACCCATCAGGACATGATCAGGATCGACTACGCCGATGTCATTTACAAAAACGCCAAGGCCAAGTTCCGCGCCGTGGTCCGGGAGATCAAGGAACTGCATGAAAAGGGCCAGCCGATTCTGGTGGGCACGGTTAATATTGAAATTTCCGAAATGCTCTCCGCCATGCTGAAAAAAGATGGGATCAAGCATTCGGTCTTAAATGCCAAACACCATGCCCAGGAGGCGGAAATTGTCGCCGAGGCCGGTCAGAAGGGCAGGGTGACCATTGCCACCAACATGGCCGGTCGCGGCACCGACATCAAACTGGGGCCCGGTGTGGCCGAGCTTGGCGGGCTGCATATCCTCGGCACCGGGCGTCATGAATCCCGCCGCATCGACAACCAGCTCAGAGGCCGTTCCGGCCGCCAGGGCGACCCCGGTTCATCCCGTTTTTATCTTTCCCTGGAAGATGATCTGCTCCGTATTTTCGGCTCGGACCGTATTGCCGGCATCATGGACAAGCTGGGCATGGAAGAGGACGAGCCCATTGAACACACCATGATCAGCAAGGCCATTGAGAACGCCCAGCGCAAGGTGGAAGGCCACAACTTCGACATCAGAAAGCATCTGCTGGAATATGACGACGTCATGAACATGCAGCGCGGGGTGATCTATAAACAGCGCCGCGAGGTTTTGGGCAGTGACAATATCAAGAGCATTATCGAGGACATGCGGGTCGATCTTGTCGCGGCCCTGGCGGCGGAATTCTGCGATGAGAAAATTCCCTCCGAGGAGTGGGAATGGGAGCTGATCCGCGAGCGCGCCTTGGCCACCATGGGACTCAAGCTGGAGCTCGATGAGAACGAGCGCAAGGGCCTCAATGCGAAAACCTTTGAAGAGAAGATCGCGCAGGCAGTGGATGGTGCTTTTGTCGCCAAGGAACAGGAAATCGGCGAAGAAAACATGCGTTATCTGGAAAGGGTGGTGCTGCTGCAGATCGTCGATACCCATTGGAAAGACCATTTGTTGAGCATGGATCATCTCAAGCAGGGTATCGGACTGCGCGGATACGGGCAGAAGAATCCGTTGGATGAGTACAAGAAGGAAGGATACAACCTGTTCATGGAGATGATCCAGCGGGTCAAGGAAAAGACCATATCCACCCTGCTGCTTATTCAGCTGGCTCGGCAGGAGGAGATCTCCCGCCTTGAAGAACAGCAGCTGCAGAAACGGCGGCAGATGGAGATGAGCCGCAGCGATGAGCAGGCGGACACGAAAAAGTCGACGGCCCGCCGGGATGCGGTGAAGGTTGGGCGCAATGCGCTTTGCCCCTGCGGCAGCGGCAAGAAATATAAAAAATGCTGCGGCGAGGCAAATTGA
- a CDS encoding GNAT family N-acetyltransferase has protein sequence MIRNACMEDVKAIYNLLHHFSQKGLLLARSYSSLYDQLRDFQVYAVQEEDGERIVGVGALHISWENLAEIRSLAVDENYQRRGIGSQLVSSCLAEAESFGIPRVFTLTYQPEFFKTLGFTAIDKKELPHKVWSDCINCPKFPDCNEEAMIWQKKG, from the coding sequence ATGATCCGTAATGCCTGCATGGAGGATGTGAAAGCGATCTACAATCTGCTGCATCATTTTTCCCAGAAGGGTCTTCTGTTGGCCAGGTCTTACAGCTCTCTTTACGATCAGTTGCGGGATTTTCAGGTTTATGCCGTGCAAGAAGAAGACGGAGAGCGCATTGTCGGCGTCGGCGCCCTGCATATCAGCTGGGAAAATCTGGCGGAAATTCGTTCTCTTGCGGTTGACGAAAATTATCAGCGGCGGGGAATAGGCTCGCAGCTGGTTTCTTCCTGCCTGGCGGAAGCGGAGTCGTTCGGCATTCCCCGGGTATTCACGCTGACCTATCAGCCCGAGTTTTTTAAAACCTTGGGTTTTACAGCCATAGACAAAAAAGAACTGCCCCATAAGGTGTGGAGCGATTGCATCAATTGCCCGAAATTCCCCGACTGTAATGAAGAGGCAATGATCTGGCAAAAAAAGGGGTAA
- a CDS encoding arginine--tRNA ligase has translation MIKSRLKKYIDACFQRGVELGYWSAVAAGNYAVEYPKFEGQGDFATNAAMVISGVEKKASGRKINPRQVAEQLVSVMGMTSELYDKVEIAGPGFVNFFIRESVWQSVVPEVCARKESFGRAAEKKGKRALVEFVSANPTGPLSVGHGRQAVLGDAIARLLQASGFDVEREYYYNDAGRQMRVLGESTRARYLELLGLPHQFPEDGYQGQYIYDIARGLVEKSGDSLKDTADVTPFKEAAEKAIFADIDQTLKRLDIAFDTYYNEHSLYENGLVDDVVSALREKGLVYEKEGAVWFKTTEFGQEQDRVIIKSSGEPTYRLPDIAYHREKFKRGYDWMVDIFGSDHIATVPDVLAGVKALGYDESKVTVVLHQFVTLMRDGQQVKMSTRKANFVTVDELLDEVGVDAARFFFLMRKADSQLEFDLDLATKQSQENPVYYVQYGHARLASIARQAEEKGVKAGELAAARLSLLTSPEEQKILKAIAAYPALVQDAAAELAPHKIVYFLQELAALFHSYYNKHKVLSDDAALSSARLWFCESLRVVFHNGLVLLGMSAPEQM, from the coding sequence ATGATCAAATCTCGGTTGAAAAAATATATTGATGCGTGTTTCCAGCGGGGAGTCGAGTTGGGCTACTGGTCGGCGGTTGCCGCCGGCAACTATGCCGTCGAATATCCGAAATTTGAAGGTCAGGGTGATTTTGCCACCAATGCCGCCATGGTGATCAGCGGGGTGGAAAAAAAGGCAAGCGGCCGAAAAATCAATCCCCGTCAGGTGGCGGAGCAGCTCGTCTCGGTCATGGGAATGACAAGCGAACTTTATGATAAGGTTGAAATCGCCGGCCCCGGATTTGTTAATTTTTTTATCCGGGAATCCGTGTGGCAGTCCGTGGTGCCGGAGGTGTGTGCCCGGAAAGAGAGCTTCGGCCGGGCGGCTGAAAAAAAAGGAAAACGGGCGCTGGTGGAATTCGTCAGCGCCAATCCAACCGGCCCGCTCAGTGTCGGCCATGGCCGCCAGGCCGTCCTGGGGGACGCCATTGCCCGTCTGCTTCAGGCAAGCGGTTTTGATGTGGAGCGGGAATATTATTATAACGATGCCGGCCGCCAGATGCGGGTGCTGGGTGAGTCGACCAGGGCCCGGTATCTCGAGCTGCTGGGGCTGCCCCACCAGTTCCCGGAGGACGGCTACCAGGGCCAGTACATTTATGATATTGCCCGGGGGCTGGTGGAAAAATCCGGCGACTCACTGAAAGACACGGCGGATGTGACGCCGTTTAAGGAAGCGGCGGAAAAGGCCATTTTTGCCGACATCGACCAGACGCTGAAGCGCCTTGATATTGCCTTTGATACCTATTACAACGAACACAGCCTGTATGAAAACGGACTGGTTGACGATGTGGTTTCCGCCCTGCGCGAAAAGGGGCTTGTCTATGAAAAAGAAGGCGCGGTCTGGTTCAAGACAACGGAGTTCGGCCAGGAGCAGGACCGGGTCATCATCAAGAGCAGCGGCGAGCCAACCTATCGTCTGCCGGATATCGCCTATCACCGGGAGAAATTCAAGCGCGGCTATGATTGGATGGTGGACATTTTCGGGTCCGACCATATCGCCACCGTGCCGGATGTGCTGGCCGGCGTCAAGGCCTTGGGTTATGATGAGTCAAAGGTGACGGTCGTGCTTCATCAGTTTGTTACGCTGATGCGGGATGGGCAGCAGGTAAAGATGTCCACCCGCAAGGCCAATTTTGTCACGGTGGACGAGTTGTTGGATGAGGTGGGCGTTGATGCGGCCCGTTTCTTTTTCCTCATGCGCAAGGCAGACAGTCAGCTCGAATTTGATCTCGATCTGGCGACGAAGCAGAGCCAGGAAAATCCCGTTTATTATGTGCAGTACGGTCACGCCCGCCTGGCCAGCATCGCCCGCCAGGCGGAAGAAAAGGGGGTGAAGGCGGGAGAACTGGCGGCTGCGCGGCTTTCCCTGCTGACGTCGCCGGAAGAACAGAAAATTTTAAAGGCCATTGCCGCTTATCCCGCCCTGGTTCAGGACGCGGCGGCGGAACTGGCGCCGCATAAGATAGTCTACTTCCTGCAGGAGCTTGCCGCTCTTTTTCACAGTTATTACAACAAGCATAAGGTGCTGTCCGATGATGCGGCCTTGAGCAGTGCCCGCCTCTGGTTCTGTGAAAGTCTGCGTGTCGTCTTTCACAACGGCCTGGTGCTCCTCGGCATGAGCGCGCCGGAACAGATGTAG
- a CDS encoding alanine racemase yields the protein MNARWVEIDLAALRENFRSLRRCLGNATRVMAVVKSDAYGHGMLPAARCLAEEGVTALGVAEVGEGVMLRRHGITADIAVFLGAANDEIADVVQYNLQPVVFDKQQVAALSRVACRSGAQIGVHVKIDTGMGRIGILPREIPAFLSCLRQAKNVYPVGFMSHCPLADGDDAGPAVAQNTLFAETVSAFDGLWPDKPALHIANSAALLRFPDMHWDMVRPGLSLYGCRPADDEWARKASVRPVMSFKTRVLQVKEVPAGYGVSYGRTYVTPGKSLLAVLPVGYNDGYLRSLSNKAEVLVRGRRAPQRGRVCMNVTVIDVTHIPGVVPGDEVTLMGCQQGGEITADELAGWMGTINYEVLCLFGNRNKRVYLSSHE from the coding sequence ATGAATGCCCGGTGGGTGGAGATCGATCTTGCCGCCCTGCGGGAAAACTTCCGTTCCTTGCGGCGGTGTCTCGGCAATGCAACCCGGGTCATGGCCGTGGTGAAATCGGATGCGTACGGACACGGCATGTTGCCCGCGGCCCGCTGTCTGGCGGAGGAGGGGGTAACGGCCTTGGGTGTTGCGGAAGTCGGCGAAGGGGTCATGCTTCGTCGGCATGGAATAACGGCTGATATTGCCGTTTTCCTCGGGGCGGCGAATGACGAAATAGCCGATGTCGTGCAATACAATCTGCAGCCCGTTGTTTTCGATAAACAACAGGTGGCTGCGTTATCCCGTGTTGCCTGTCGATCCGGCGCCCAAATCGGGGTTCATGTGAAAATAGATACCGGCATGGGCAGAATCGGCATCCTGCCCCGGGAGATTCCCGCTTTTCTTTCCTGTCTGCGCCAGGCAAAAAACGTCTACCCGGTCGGGTTCATGAGTCATTGCCCCCTGGCAGATGGGGACGATGCCGGGCCGGCAGTCGCCCAGAACACGCTTTTTGCCGAAACCGTCAGCGCCTTTGACGGCTTGTGGCCGGACAAACCCGCGCTTCACATCGCCAATTCCGCCGCCCTGCTGCGTTTCCCGGATATGCACTGGGATATGGTGCGTCCGGGGCTTTCCCTTTATGGCTGTCGTCCGGCGGATGACGAGTGGGCGCGGAAGGCGTCCGTGCGGCCGGTTATGTCGTTTAAAACACGGGTGCTGCAGGTCAAAGAGGTGCCGGCCGGATACGGGGTCAGCTACGGCCGTACCTATGTCACCCCCGGCAAAAGCCTGCTTGCCGTTCTGCCCGTCGGTTACAATGACGGATATCTCCGCTCCTTGTCCAACAAGGCGGAAGTGCTGGTGCGCGGCCGCCGCGCGCCGCAACGCGGCCGGGTCTGCATGAATGTTACGGTTATTGATGTCACCCATATTCCCGGGGTTGTGCCCGGCGATGAGGTAACGTTGATGGGGTGTCAGCAGGGCGGGGAGATCACTGCCGATGAGCTGGCGGGATGGATGGGGACCATCAACTACGAAGTGCTTTGCCTGTTCGGCAATAGAAACAAAAGGGTTTATTTGTCCTCACACGAGTGA
- a CDS encoding ferredoxin — protein sequence MWEVIVDKDKCAGDEECVSACPAQVYEMVDGKAEPVNADECLGCETCVEVCPEGAITVTEI from the coding sequence ATGTGGGAAGTAATAGTTGATAAAGATAAATGTGCTGGTGATGAAGAATGTGTAAGCGCCTGCCCTGCTCAGGTTTATGAGATGGTAGACGGCAAAGCCGAGCCTGTGAACGCTGACGAGTGTCTGGGTTGTGAGACCTGCGTTGAGGTCTGCCCCGAGGGTGCCATCACCGTAACCGAGATATGA